The Littorina saxatilis isolate snail1 linkage group LG13, US_GU_Lsax_2.0, whole genome shotgun sequence genome contains a region encoding:
- the LOC138983626 gene encoding eukaryotic translation initiation factor 4E type 2-like isoform X3, translated as MNNKFEALKIEDDIDEDQDDTFRPAPTPGPGEHPLQFNYSIWFSRRSPKNTTYDQSLKFVASFASVEQFWSAYSHMTHPGDMMGHSDYHLFKEGIRPMWEDDANKMGGKWIIRLKKGLASRCWENLILAMLGEQFMVGEEICGAVVSVRFQDDILALWNRTASDQATTTRIRDTLKRVLHLPANTVMEYKTHTDSLKLSAPRITAPRQLPPGQLPL; from the exons atgaaCAACAAATTTGAAGC ATTGAAAATAGAGGATGACATAGATGAAGATCAAGATGACACATTTAGACCAGCTCCG ACACCAGGTCCTGGAGAACATCCTCTCCAGTTCAACTACTCCATCTGGTTTTCTCGGCGCTCACCAAAGAACACCACATACGATCAGAGTCTAAAATTCGTCGCTTCATTTGCATCA GTAGAACAGTTCTGGTCTGCATACAGCCATATGACTCACCCAGGTGACATGATGGGACACAGCGACTACCATCTCTTTAAAGAGGGCATCAGACCTATGTGGGAG GATGATGCCAACAAAATGGGCGGGAAATGGATCATCCGTCTGAAGAAAGGTCTGGCATCGCGGTGCTGGGAGAATCTCATTCTGGCCATGCTGGGGGAGCAGTTCATGGTCGGTGAAGAAATCTGTGGGGCTGTTGTCTCCGTCAGGTTTCAG GATGACATTCTGGCGTTGTGGAACCGAACTGCATCAGATCAGGCCACGACGACCAGAATACGCGACACACTGAAACGGGTGCTACATCTGCCTGCCAATACAGTCATGGAatacaagacacacacagacagtctcAA GCTATCTGCTCCGCGAATAACTGCGCCTCGACAACTGCCCCCTGGACAACTGCCTCTCTAG